One genomic window of Arvicola amphibius chromosome 4, mArvAmp1.2, whole genome shotgun sequence includes the following:
- the C4H17orf50 gene encoding uncharacterized protein C17orf50 homolog — protein sequence MDKHGVKTPLWRKEVEEPEAREEELEDETSSSSSSSSSSSEVERTDPESTAEVEEDGDSGEREARSVSYSPLRQEPSSQQVALLRRSDSSFWGWLSPFALLGGLATPAERKRGAPEEPCVLETRRRPPRRGGCARCEILFCKKCKSLHSHPAYIEHCILEHPDPGKAEAAESSERIHSQPLRPQSSKLFYL from the exons GCGTGAAGACCCCTTTgtggaggaaggaggtggaggagccCGAGGCcagggaggaggagctggaggacgagacgtcgtcgtcgtcgtcgtcttcGTCGTCGTCGTCGGAGGTGGAGAGGACGGACCCCGAGAGCACGGCGGAGGTCGAGGAGGATGGCGACTCGGGGGAGCGCGAGGCCCGCTCGGTGTCCTACAGCCCTCTGCGCCAGGAGCCGAGcagccagcaggtggcgctgCTGCGACGCTCGGACAGCAGCTTCTGGGGCTGGCTCAGCCCGTTTGCGCTTCTGGGTGGCCTTGCGACCCCCGCGGAGAG GAAGCGTGGTGCCCCGGAAGAACCGTGCGTGTTGGAGACGCGGCGGCGGCCACCGCGCCGCGGGGGCTGTGCGCGCTGCGAGATCCTTTTCTGCAAGAAATGCAAGAGCCTGCATAGCCACCCAGCTTACATTGAGCACTGTATTCTGGAGCACCCTGACCCGGGTAAGGCGGAGGCCGCCGAGAGCTCTGAGCGCATCCACTCCCAGCCTCTGCGCCCGCAAAGCTCCAAACTCTTCTATCTCTAG